A genomic window from Vitis riparia cultivar Riparia Gloire de Montpellier isolate 1030 chromosome 18, EGFV_Vit.rip_1.0, whole genome shotgun sequence includes:
- the LOC117907878 gene encoding urease accessory protein UreH-like: MERLIHSSSSPLSKPFLKPAHSPHRLSRNGALPFRLSFLKRPDFVQLGSVFCALENSSSSSFRRLKFHAHCSKKGPSFSSSPDPDVSSTPGSHFLKRIVGVASNQQKVITAGAVLLVSALFVLLGHPIITSSAYATGFSAASAVNGKIARTELLSSAWTGFFAGCLHTLSGPDHLAALAPLSIGRTRVESALVGALWGCGHDAGQLIFGLLFLLLKDRLHIEILRTWGTRVVGFTLLVIGAMGIREASESPAPCVVLENGECDVSMYDSLEAPVVGKKKIGFATFATGIVHGLQPDALLIILPALALPSRIAGAAFLGMFLIGTVVAMGSYTVFIGSCSQALKERVPRVTEKLTWASSLVAIALGLAIIFSQFFGFSLY; encoded by the exons ATGGAGAGGCTTATCCACTCCTCTTCTTCCCCCCTTTCCAAACCCTTTCTAAAACCCGCCCATTCTCCCCACCGCCTCTCCCGAAACGGCGCCCTTCCATTCCGGCTTTCCTTTCTTAAGCGTCCTGATTTCGTCCAACTTGGCTCGGTTTTCTGTGCTCTCGAgaattcatcttcttcttcctttcgCCGCCTCAAATTTCATGCTCATTGCTCGAAGAAGGGGCCGTCGTTTTCTTCTTCCCCCGATCCAGATGTTTCGTCGACACCCGGATCTCATTTTCTCAAGCGCATAGTGGGAGTTGCTTCGAATCAACAAAAG GTCATCACTGCTGGAGCAGTACTACTAGTGTCAGCTCTCTTTGTGCTCTTAGGCCACCCAATTATTACTTCTTCAGCATATGCTACTGGGTTCTCTGCTGCTTCTGCTGTCAATGGAAAAATCGCTCGTACTGAGCTGCTAAGTAGTGCTTGGACTGGCTTCTTTGCTGGTTGCTTACACACACTCTCAGGACCAGACCACCTTGCTGCTTTGGCTCCGCTTTCTATTGGGCGCACCAGGGTGGAGAGTGCTCTAGTTGGAGCACTTTGGGGCTGTGGCCATGATGCTGGGCAATTGATTTTTGGTTTGCTGTTTCTACTACTCAAGGATCGGCTTCATATAGAGATTCTCCGCACATGGGGCACAAGAGTGGTAGGCTTCACCTTACTTGTTATTGGTGCCATGGGAATAAGGGAGGCATCAGAGTCTCCTGCACCTTGTGTTGTCCTGGAAAATGGTGAGTGTGATGTTAGCATGTATGATTCGCTCGAAGCTCCAGTTgttggaaagaagaaaattgggTTTGCAACTTTTGCTACCGGCATTGTTCATGGATTACAACCAGATGCCCTACTGATCATCTTACCAGCACTTGCCTTACCTTCACGCATAGCTGGTGCTGCCTTTCTGGGTATGTTCTTGATTGGAACAGTAGTTGCAATGGGAAGTTACACGGTGTTTATAGGTTCATGCAGCCAAGCATTAAAAGAAAGGGTCCCTAGAGTAACCGAGAAACTGACTTGGGCTTCTTCACTTGTAGCAATTGCTCTTGGACTTGCCATCATTTTCAGCCAGTTTTTTGGGTTCAGCCTTTATTGA